A genomic stretch from Candidatus Amarolinea dominans includes:
- a CDS encoding Txe/YoeB family addiction module toxin — translation MRQRREKPAAEHFQRVAVFQPEFRDDLRYWVETDRKIALRTFDLVEAVMRDPFSGMGKPEPLKYFAPGAWSRRLTDEHRIVYLVSHDRIDFLQARYHY, via the coding sequence TTGAGGCAGCGACGAGAGAAGCCAGCGGCTGAGCATTTTCAGCGCGTAGCCGTATTTCAGCCAGAGTTCCGTGACGATTTGCGTTACTGGGTGGAGACAGATCGTAAGATCGCTTTACGAACATTCGATTTAGTCGAAGCTGTCATGCGCGATCCGTTTAGCGGTATGGGCAAACCGGAGCCTTTGAAGTACTTTGCCCCTGGTGCATGGTCCCGGCGACTGACGGATGAACATCGTATTGTATACCTGGTAAGTCACGACCGCATAGATTTTCTTCAGGCCCGTTATCATTACTGA
- a CDS encoding proline--tRNA ligase, with protein sequence MAVREAPAEAEIASHQLMVRAALIRPLAAGIFAYLPLARRALNKIEAIIRQEIDAIGGQEMTMPVVQPAELWQQSGRWDRIGPELARFKDRGGRDLVLAMTHEEVVADLVRREVRSYRQLPRLVYHLQTKFRDEPRARGGLIRVREFTMKDSYSLDADADGLDRQYQAHYHAYFEIFRRCGLPVVAVQSDVGMMGGQSAHEYMYLTPIGEDTLLLCDACGYAANRQVATVRKPQPQPEPLLPLTQVATPDTTTIAALADLLQVPASRTAKAYFTVATLDRAGPGVERFVFAVVRGDMDVNETKLANVVGATNLRLATEAEILAIGAQPGYGSPIGARRDAYTLVVDDLVAQSPNLVAGANRVGWHLLHTNHGRDYQADVVADIVAAAAGDACATCAATLRSVRGVEVGNIFKLGTHFSEALGAMFLDATGREKPVVMGSYGIGVGRLLACVVEEHHDRAGIVWPLAVAPYQVHLVVLGRKAPAAVAAAEQLYRDLWAAGIEVLMDDRDESPGVKFNDADLIGLPLRITVGDRSLKAGGIELKPRRGDETRLAPLADIIATVRAALADLQEG encoded by the coding sequence ATCGCTGTGCGCGAAGCGCCGGCCGAGGCCGAGATTGCCAGCCACCAGCTCATGGTGCGCGCGGCATTGATTCGTCCCCTGGCCGCGGGCATCTTTGCCTATCTACCCCTGGCGCGCCGCGCCCTGAACAAGATCGAAGCCATCATCCGCCAGGAGATAGACGCGATCGGCGGGCAGGAGATGACCATGCCGGTGGTGCAGCCGGCTGAGCTGTGGCAGCAAAGCGGGCGCTGGGACCGCATCGGCCCCGAACTGGCGCGCTTCAAGGACCGCGGCGGCCGCGACCTGGTGCTGGCCATGACGCACGAAGAGGTGGTGGCCGACCTGGTGCGGCGCGAGGTGCGCTCGTATCGCCAACTGCCGCGGCTGGTTTATCACCTGCAGACCAAGTTCCGCGATGAGCCGCGCGCACGCGGCGGCCTGATCCGCGTGCGTGAGTTTACCATGAAGGATTCCTACAGCCTGGACGCGGACGCAGACGGGCTGGATCGGCAGTATCAGGCGCACTACCACGCCTACTTCGAGATCTTCCGGCGCTGTGGCCTGCCGGTGGTTGCGGTGCAATCGGATGTGGGCATGATGGGCGGGCAGAGTGCGCACGAGTACATGTACCTGACCCCCATCGGCGAAGATACGCTGCTGTTGTGCGACGCGTGCGGCTACGCGGCCAATCGGCAGGTGGCAACTGTGCGCAAACCACAGCCGCAGCCAGAGCCGTTGCTTCCGCTGACGCAAGTTGCCACGCCGGATACCACCACGATTGCGGCCCTGGCAGATCTGTTACAGGTGCCCGCCAGCCGTACCGCCAAAGCCTACTTCACGGTGGCGACGCTCGACCGCGCGGGGCCGGGCGTCGAGCGTTTCGTTTTTGCCGTGGTGCGCGGGGACATGGACGTCAATGAGACCAAGCTGGCCAACGTGGTGGGAGCAACCAACCTGCGCCTGGCAACCGAGGCAGAGATTCTGGCTATCGGCGCTCAGCCCGGCTACGGCTCGCCCATCGGCGCCCGCCGTGACGCCTACACACTCGTGGTGGATGACCTGGTGGCGCAGTCGCCCAACCTGGTAGCCGGCGCCAACCGGGTGGGCTGGCACCTGTTGCACACCAATCATGGTCGTGATTACCAGGCTGATGTGGTGGCTGATATCGTGGCTGCGGCCGCTGGAGATGCCTGTGCCACGTGCGCGGCGACACTGCGCAGTGTGCGCGGCGTCGAGGTGGGCAACATCTTCAAGCTGGGCACGCACTTCAGCGAGGCGTTGGGCGCGATGTTTCTGGACGCGACTGGCCGCGAAAAACCGGTAGTCATGGGATCGTACGGAATCGGGGTGGGGCGCCTGCTGGCTTGCGTGGTGGAGGAGCATCACGACCGGGCGGGCATCGTCTGGCCGCTGGCTGTGGCGCCGTACCAGGTACACCTGGTGGTTTTGGGCCGCAAAGCGCCGGCCGCGGTGGCAGCGGCCGAACAACTCTATCGCGACCTGTGGGCTGCGGGCATCGAGGTGCTGATGGATGATCGCGACGAAAGTCCCGGCGTCAAATTCAACGACGCGGACTTGATTGGCTTGCCGCTGCGTATCACGGTGGGCGACCGCAGCTTGAAGGCAGGCGGGATCGAGTTGAAGCCGCGTCGCGGGGACGAGACACGCCTGGCGCCGCTGGCCGACATCATCGCAACCGTGCGCGCAGCACTGGCCGATCTGCAGGAAGGCTAA
- a CDS encoding GNAT family N-acetyltransferase: MTTGEILALYDAEMRRDPFDPFGRVEKLPDLTRVMMEPPGRHGGWILYTRLSPETADEAIATQIADMSRHMETAGRGLEDRDGNTQGGIERGIESSFESSFESSFESSFESSFEWKVFDHDTPADLKQRLIAHGFEPDEPEALMALDLEEAPARLLQPVSADILRITDPAQLSLVAAVQAQVWEKPTPGLEDELAQTLRTHPDLMSIFQAYADDKPVANARICYHPGRRFADLWGGSTLPAYRGRGIYTALVAVRAQEARTRGVRFLTVDASPMSRPILQKLGFRHLVYTTPFVWTKR, translated from the coding sequence ATGACCACAGGTGAAATCCTGGCCCTGTACGACGCAGAGATGCGCCGCGACCCCTTCGACCCGTTTGGCCGCGTGGAAAAGCTGCCGGATCTGACGCGGGTGATGATGGAACCGCCCGGCCGTCACGGCGGCTGGATTCTTTACACGCGGCTCAGCCCTGAAACGGCTGACGAGGCCATTGCGACGCAGATCGCAGACATGAGCAGGCACATGGAGACAGCCGGCCGGGGTCTCGAGGACAGAGACGGAAATACTCAGGGAGGTATCGAGAGAGGCATAGAAAGCAGCTTCGAGAGCAGCTTCGAGAGCAGCTTCGAGAGCAGCTTCGAGAGCAGCTTCGAATGGAAGGTCTTCGATCACGATACGCCGGCCGATCTCAAGCAGCGGCTCATCGCCCACGGCTTCGAGCCGGACGAGCCAGAGGCGCTGATGGCGCTCGATCTGGAGGAGGCGCCGGCGCGGCTCCTCCAGCCCGTGAGCGCCGACATCCTGCGTATCACTGACCCGGCGCAGTTGAGCCTGGTCGCCGCGGTGCAGGCGCAGGTGTGGGAAAAGCCGACGCCAGGGTTGGAGGATGAGTTGGCGCAGACGCTGCGCACCCATCCCGACCTGATGAGCATCTTTCAGGCCTATGCAGACGACAAACCGGTGGCCAATGCCCGCATCTGTTACCATCCCGGCCGCCGGTTTGCCGATCTGTGGGGCGGCTCCACGCTGCCGGCCTATCGCGGCCGCGGCATCTACACCGCGCTGGTGGCCGTGCGGGCACAAGAGGCCCGCACCCGCGGTGTGCGTTTTCTCACCGTGGATGCCAGTCCGATGAGCCGCCCTATCCTGCAAAAACTGGGCTTCCGCCACCTGGTCTACACGACGCCGTTTGTGTGGACAAAGCGCTGA
- a CDS encoding 3-hydroxybutyryl-CoA dehydrogenase, producing the protein MDVKTIGIIGCGLMGSGIAEVAAKSGFQVLIREQNEQLLKKGLGRIESSLGRAVAKGKLSAEDKAAAQTRLSGAVGLDDALATCDLIVEAVTEDTGLKQGIFRALDAICPANTILASNTSSISVIDLAAVTRRPNQVLGMHFFNPVPVMPLLELVRTVQTDDATLDTARAVGERMGKKMIVAKDAPGFVVNRLLIPYLLDGIRVYEQGLASREDIDNGMMLGANHPMGPLTLTDFVGLDTTLFVADVLFAELGETRFKAPTLLRRLVSAGHLGRKSGRGFYQYGS; encoded by the coding sequence ATGGATGTTAAAACCATCGGTATCATTGGCTGTGGCCTCATGGGGTCAGGGATTGCAGAAGTGGCAGCCAAGAGTGGTTTTCAGGTATTGATTCGTGAGCAAAATGAGCAGTTGTTGAAGAAGGGCCTGGGACGAATTGAGTCCTCCCTGGGACGGGCGGTCGCCAAAGGCAAGCTGAGCGCAGAGGACAAGGCAGCCGCGCAGACCCGCCTGTCCGGCGCCGTTGGCCTGGATGACGCCCTGGCGACGTGCGATCTGATCGTCGAAGCGGTGACGGAGGACACGGGACTGAAGCAGGGGATCTTCCGGGCGCTGGACGCGATCTGCCCGGCGAACACCATTCTGGCAAGCAACACCTCATCCATTTCTGTGATTGATCTGGCCGCCGTCACGCGCCGCCCCAACCAAGTGTTGGGGATGCACTTCTTCAACCCGGTGCCGGTGATGCCGCTGCTTGAGCTGGTGCGCACCGTGCAAACCGACGACGCCACCCTCGATACCGCGCGCGCCGTGGGCGAGCGCATGGGCAAGAAGATGATCGTGGCCAAGGACGCGCCGGGCTTCGTGGTCAACCGCCTGTTGATTCCCTACCTGCTGGATGGCATCCGCGTCTATGAGCAGGGCCTGGCCAGCCGTGAGGACATTGACAATGGCATGATGTTGGGCGCCAATCACCCGATGGGGCCGTTGACCCTGACCGATTTTGTCGGTCTCGATACGACTCTGTTTGTGGCCGATGTGCTGTTTGCGGAACTGGGGGAGACGCGCTTCAAGGCGCCGACTCTGCTGCGCCGCCTGGTCAGCGCCGGGCACCTGGGCCGCAAGAGCGGTCGCGGTTTCTATCAGTATGGTTCATAG
- the arsM gene encoding arsenite methyltransferase, whose amino-acid sequence MNTPTAPLDADRVRGRVQDRYGALARQVNSADLEARPAPVSCCEPTTAAAAGGCCGPASSVTLDLSSLELVNVAGEPTSSVAGALYSSDQLSDLPDSVTAISLGCGNPTAIAGLHPGQTVLDLGSGGGIDCFLAARQVGPTGRVIGLDMTTDMIRLARRNAKKLGLTNVEFRWGEIEEMPVEDDSVDVIISNCVINLSPDKPQVFREALRVLKPGGELAVSDMVFEVPIPEALRGDLDSWAGCVAGAWLESDYVEAIRQAGFREVEVAARDYLPITEVLSASDIAALQAQANGHLHGVSLDRVMASIKIRARK is encoded by the coding sequence ATGAACACCCCTACCGCCCCGCTCGATGCCGACCGCGTGCGCGGTCGCGTGCAGGATCGTTACGGCGCCCTCGCGCGCCAGGTCAACTCGGCCGACCTCGAAGCCCGGCCCGCGCCCGTGAGCTGCTGTGAGCCAACCACAGCCGCCGCGGCCGGCGGCTGCTGCGGCCCTGCCAGCTCAGTGACGCTGGACCTGAGCAGCCTGGAACTGGTCAACGTCGCGGGTGAGCCGACCTCCAGCGTGGCCGGCGCCCTCTACTCGTCTGACCAACTTTCCGATCTACCGGATTCGGTGACGGCCATTTCGTTGGGATGCGGCAACCCAACGGCCATTGCCGGTCTGCACCCCGGCCAGACCGTGCTCGACCTGGGCAGCGGCGGCGGCATTGACTGTTTCCTGGCCGCGCGCCAGGTTGGCCCGACCGGCCGCGTCATCGGCCTGGACATGACCACCGATATGATCCGGCTGGCGCGGCGCAACGCCAAAAAACTGGGCCTGACAAACGTGGAGTTTCGCTGGGGCGAGATCGAAGAGATGCCGGTGGAGGACGACTCGGTGGATGTCATCATCTCCAACTGCGTCATCAACCTGTCGCCGGACAAACCCCAAGTCTTTCGGGAAGCCCTGCGTGTGCTCAAACCGGGCGGCGAGCTGGCTGTGTCAGACATGGTCTTCGAGGTGCCGATCCCTGAAGCGCTGCGCGGCGACCTGGACTCCTGGGCCGGCTGCGTGGCCGGCGCCTGGCTGGAGAGCGATTATGTGGAGGCGATCCGTCAGGCCGGTTTTCGGGAGGTCGAGGTGGCGGCGCGGGACTATCTGCCCATCACCGAGGTGCTGAGCGCCAGCGACATCGCCGCGCTGCAGGCGCAGGCCAACGGCCACCTGCACGGCGTCTCCCTTGACCGCGTCATGGCGAGCATCAAAATTCGGGCGCGTAAATAA
- a CDS encoding DUF4160 domain-containing protein codes for MPTVLEDGPYSFIFFSSDKGEPPHIHVKRERRIAKFWLDPVVLAKNRDFPGHELNRIARLVVRHEQYLLEAWHEYFGA; via the coding sequence ATGCCCACTGTACTTGAAGATGGTCCCTATAGCTTCATTTTCTTTAGTTCCGATAAGGGCGAGCCGCCTCACATACACGTGAAACGCGAGCGGCGAATCGCCAAGTTCTGGCTTGACCCAGTTGTGCTTGCCAAGAATCGCGATTTTCCCGGGCACGAACTGAACCGCATCGCGCGTCTCGTGGTAAGGCATGAGCAATATCTCTTGGAGGCGTGGCATGAGTACTTTGGTGCTTGA
- a CDS encoding M55 family metallopeptidase translates to MKVFISADIEGVTGATNWNETDKAHADYTEYREQMTAEVAAACEGALSAGATEIVVKDAHWTGRNLIASKLPRAVRLIRSWTLDPYSMMAGLDETFQAALMIGYHSRSGSDASPLAHTLTDRVVYVKINDRDASEFLINAYTAGWLAVPVVFLSGDAGICRDAQDFLPALSTVAVMEGVGDATSSIHPGLAVERIRSSVEAALRGDASRCRVTMPPHFTSEVYFRLHTNARQASFFPGARLARPHVVQFEADDYFEVLRFFMFGISMTAG, encoded by the coding sequence GTGAAGGTGTTCATTTCCGCCGATATCGAAGGCGTGACGGGAGCTACCAACTGGAACGAGACGGACAAGGCGCATGCCGATTATACGGAGTATCGCGAGCAAATGACAGCCGAAGTTGCCGCGGCGTGCGAAGGTGCGCTCAGCGCGGGCGCGACGGAGATCGTGGTCAAAGATGCGCATTGGACCGGGCGCAACCTGATTGCATCGAAACTGCCGCGTGCGGTCCGGCTGATTCGGAGCTGGACGCTCGACCCCTATTCGATGATGGCCGGCCTGGATGAGACCTTTCAGGCGGCGCTCATGATTGGCTACCACTCACGCTCCGGTTCCGACGCCTCGCCGCTGGCGCATACTCTGACCGACCGCGTCGTCTACGTCAAGATCAACGACCGCGACGCGTCCGAGTTCCTGATCAATGCCTACACCGCGGGCTGGTTGGCCGTGCCGGTGGTTTTTCTCTCCGGCGACGCCGGCATTTGCCGGGATGCCCAGGATTTTCTGCCGGCCCTGTCCACCGTTGCGGTCATGGAAGGGGTGGGGGACGCCACCAGCAGCATTCATCCCGGTCTGGCTGTTGAACGCATCCGCAGCAGCGTCGAAGCGGCGCTGCGCGGCGATGCCAGCCGCTGTCGCGTGACCATGCCGCCGCATTTCACAAGCGAAGTGTATTTCAGGCTGCACACGAACGCGCGGCAGGCCAGCTTCTTCCCCGGCGCCCGCCTTGCCCGGCCCCACGTCGTGCAATTCGAGGCGGACGACTACTTCGAGGTGCTGCGCTTCTTCATGTTCGGCATTTCGATGACGGCCGGGTGA
- a CDS encoding EamA family transporter: MKKGKSMLFSLLLVLGAVGTATLGQLLLKSGMTAVGRLGASALQQPLQTALAVASVPTIWFGLAAYGLGAVLWLVVLSRLDLSFAYPLLALSYILIPLLSYLVLGENVPALRWVGIAVIFMGVVIVART; the protein is encoded by the coding sequence GTGAAGAAAGGGAAGTCCATGCTCTTTTCGCTGCTTCTGGTTCTCGGAGCTGTGGGTACAGCCACCCTCGGTCAACTCCTGCTCAAGAGCGGAATGACCGCCGTGGGACGGCTGGGTGCAAGCGCCCTACAGCAGCCATTGCAAACGGCGTTGGCAGTGGCAAGCGTGCCTACGATCTGGTTCGGGCTGGCCGCCTATGGCCTGGGCGCCGTGCTCTGGCTCGTCGTCTTGTCGCGGCTCGACCTGAGCTTCGCATATCCCCTGCTGGCTCTCTCCTATATCTTAATTCCGCTGCTCTCCTACCTGGTGTTGGGTGAAAATGTGCCCGCGCTGCGCTGGGTGGGCATTGCCGTCATTTTTATGGGCGTCGTCATCGTTGCGCGCACCTGA
- a CDS encoding type II toxin-antitoxin system prevent-host-death family antitoxin: MTIQTTYTQARANFAKLCSSVTANRDIVIIQRRGVEDVALISAAELTSLMETAYLLRSPKNAERLLAALNRALHRDIEPQSIEDLRREVSLEAATREASG, from the coding sequence ATGACAATCCAAACTACGTATACTCAAGCACGCGCTAACTTTGCCAAGCTCTGCAGCAGCGTTACCGCGAATCGTGACATCGTTATTATCCAGCGGCGTGGGGTCGAAGATGTGGCTTTGATTTCAGCCGCAGAGCTGACCAGCTTGATGGAGACGGCCTACTTGTTACGTTCACCCAAGAATGCAGAACGCTTACTCGCTGCGCTAAACCGCGCTCTGCACCGCGATATTGAACCACAATCTATCGAAGATCTGCGCCGTGAGGTGAGCCTTGAGGCAGCGACGAGAGAAGCCAGCGGCTGA
- a CDS encoding LysM peptidoglycan-binding domain-containing protein, producing the protein MFSTTHRPSVGHLFLGIWCLLIGIGLVPLPAAAQEAPVSPAPSPLIEQMVRLTNRARSQRGLNPYWLNPLLSQVAQAHVNDIIASGHLGHVGSDGSRAPERVRRAGYNASLVSENWVYSRALEKGFAWWLADPPHYENLMHRHYREIGVGMAVPPNGWGQVWVMLFAASADGGTAADAVLIADAGEPAPAVDSAGGEALVTGSTYIVEPGDTLEAIGRRLGIPWLRIAQLNDIKDPTRLQAGQVLDIPDAAPPAVTPPADAPAPEQAAPPPLEPPAAVQPADAAPQVAPQPPTTYTVQAGDALASIAGRFGLTWQTLAQWNGLNAKSILRIGQVLRLTAPAQASAAPPAPAPTVYRVRAGDSLSAIAARFGSSWQTLARLNGLNSASILRIGQTLRLR; encoded by the coding sequence ATGTTCTCAACCACCCATCGTCCGTCGGTGGGCCATCTGTTCCTGGGCATCTGGTGCCTTCTCATCGGCATCGGATTGGTTCCCTTGCCAGCAGCCGCACAGGAAGCCCCTGTTTCACCCGCACCTTCTCCCTTGATCGAACAGATGGTTCGCCTCACCAATCGTGCGCGCAGTCAGCGCGGTCTCAACCCCTACTGGCTCAATCCACTGCTGAGCCAGGTCGCGCAGGCTCATGTCAATGACATCATCGCCAGCGGCCACCTGGGCCATGTGGGTTCGGATGGCAGCCGTGCGCCCGAACGCGTGCGCCGCGCCGGCTACAATGCGTCGCTCGTCAGCGAGAATTGGGTCTACAGCCGCGCCCTGGAAAAGGGCTTTGCCTGGTGGCTGGCAGATCCCCCGCATTATGAGAACCTCATGCACCGCCATTACAGGGAAATCGGTGTGGGCATGGCCGTCCCCCCCAACGGCTGGGGCCAGGTGTGGGTCATGCTCTTCGCCGCCAGCGCCGATGGCGGCACCGCGGCGGATGCCGTGTTGATTGCAGACGCAGGCGAGCCGGCGCCGGCCGTGGATTCTGCCGGCGGTGAGGCGCTCGTCACTGGCTCCACCTACATTGTGGAGCCGGGCGACACCCTGGAAGCCATCGGCCGCCGCCTGGGCATTCCCTGGTTGCGCATTGCCCAACTCAACGACATCAAGGATCCCACCAGGCTGCAGGCAGGCCAGGTGCTCGACATCCCTGACGCCGCGCCGCCCGCCGTCACACCGCCCGCGGACGCGCCCGCACCGGAGCAAGCCGCACCGCCGCCGCTTGAACCACCCGCGGCCGTGCAGCCCGCAGATGCAGCGCCGCAGGTTGCGCCACAGCCTCCCACAACATACACCGTGCAGGCAGGCGACGCGCTGGCTTCCATTGCCGGCCGCTTTGGGTTGACCTGGCAGACGCTGGCGCAATGGAACGGGCTGAACGCGAAATCTATCCTGCGCATCGGCCAGGTGCTGCGCCTGACCGCGCCGGCGCAGGCCAGCGCCGCGCCGCCCGCGCCGGCGCCGACCGTCTATCGTGTACGCGCCGGCGACTCGTTGTCAGCCATCGCCGCCCGCTTCGGCTCTTCCTGGCAAACTCTGGCGCGGCTCAACGGGTTGAACTCCGCCTCTATCCTGCGCATCGGGCAAACGCTGCGCCTGCGCTGA
- a CDS encoding DUF2442 domain-containing protein has translation MGKFGPRVRVCAIEPLQEFKVLVTFDNGTRREIDLAIYLHGPIFEPLRSNPARFRAMKIAGGAIAWDNGADIDPDVLYYDLKPAWMEESAAVLA, from the coding sequence ATGGGGAAATTTGGCCCCCGCGTGCGTGTTTGCGCCATCGAACCCCTACAAGAGTTCAAGGTGCTGGTGACTTTCGACAATGGCACGCGCCGAGAAATTGATCTTGCGATCTACCTGCACGGCCCCATCTTCGAGCCGCTGCGGAGCAACCCTGCTCGGTTCCGAGCCATGAAGATCGCGGGCGGCGCCATCGCCTGGGATAATGGCGCGGATATTGATCCGGATGTTCTCTACTACGACCTCAAGCCCGCGTGGATGGAAGAATCGGCGGCCGTCTTGGCTTGA
- a CDS encoding winged helix-turn-helix transcriptional regulator, with protein MQTMTDLLAFAKTIADETRQQIMQILCCSELCVTDVVERLAHDGNEVSQPTVSHHLNLLRETGLVTMRREGRQVYYSLNQDAVAICCGVFLQRFAPEQEIWSLQPHQPPA; from the coding sequence ATGCAAACCATGACCGACTTACTCGCGTTCGCGAAAACGATAGCGGATGAAACCCGCCAGCAGATCATGCAGATTCTGTGCTGTAGTGAGCTGTGCGTCACGGACGTGGTGGAGCGGCTGGCGCACGACGGCAATGAGGTCAGCCAACCCACGGTTTCCCATCATTTGAACCTGCTGCGTGAAACCGGGCTGGTCACGATGCGCCGCGAGGGTCGTCAGGTCTATTACAGCCTGAACCAGGACGCGGTGGCGATTTGCTGCGGGGTGTTCCTGCAGAGGTTCGCGCCCGAACAGGAAATCTGGTCGCTGCAGCCCCATCAGCCTCCTGCCTGA
- a CDS encoding DUF4160 domain-containing protein translates to MPSISAFFGVVIYMYFNDHSPPHFHAEYGEFEAVYTIETLDILRGHLPRRAHSMVVEWALDHRPELRTNWDRAREQVPLTEIEPLD, encoded by the coding sequence ATGCCCAGCATTTCAGCTTTCTTCGGCGTCGTCATTTACATGTACTTCAACGACCATTCGCCGCCTCACTTTCATGCCGAGTATGGCGAGTTCGAGGCAGTCTATACCATCGAGACACTGGACATTCTGCGCGGTCATCTACCGAGGCGCGCTCATAGCATGGTTGTGGAGTGGGCATTGGATCACCGCCCTGAGCTCCGGACGAACTGGGATAGAGCGCGAGAACAGGTGCCATTGACAGAGATTGAGCCGTTGGATTGA
- a CDS encoding DUF2442 domain-containing protein: MSTLVLEIDPVAVEVAVTDDDLTVDLADGRRMHVPLSWYPRLFNASDVERQNWQLLGDGYAIEWPDLDEHIGVEGLLAGRQSGENPQSLKRWLNARQMHR; encoded by the coding sequence ATGAGTACTTTGGTGCTTGAGATCGACCCTGTCGCCGTGGAAGTTGCTGTGACAGATGATGACCTGACCGTGGATCTGGCCGATGGTCGTCGAATGCATGTGCCCCTGTCCTGGTACCCTCGTTTGTTCAATGCTTCTGACGTGGAACGACAGAATTGGCAACTCTTGGGAGACGGCTATGCGATCGAATGGCCTGATCTGGATGAGCATATCGGCGTCGAAGGGTTATTGGCGGGACGACAAAGTGGTGAAAACCCCCAGTCACTCAAGCGCTGGTTAAATGCACGCCAAATGCATAGGTGA
- a CDS encoding SDR family oxidoreductase, with translation MSDQSFKGKWALILGASSGMGAAVSRELAKAGMNIFGVHLDMKTTLPLVKTLIEDIEGYGSQAMFFNVNAADETKRGRVLDKVQETLAAAGAESTVHVMMHSLAFGTLLPFVHEDPAQRISKAQMDMTLDVMAHSLVYWTQDLMDRHLLGRGSRIFAMTSEGSHRVVTNYGAVSAAKAALESHTRVLAQELGKQGILVNCIQAGVTDTPALRKIPGNEKIVEGALRRNPVGRLTTTQDVAITIRQLSHPDIRWVSGSIIFVDGGEDACAG, from the coding sequence ATGAGTGACCAATCATTCAAAGGCAAGTGGGCGCTCATTTTGGGCGCTTCCAGTGGCATGGGCGCAGCCGTCTCGCGCGAGCTGGCGAAGGCGGGCATGAACATTTTCGGCGTACACCTGGACATGAAGACGACCCTGCCCCTGGTCAAGACCCTGATCGAAGACATCGAAGGCTATGGTAGCCAGGCGATGTTTTTCAATGTCAACGCGGCAGACGAGACCAAGCGCGGGCGTGTGCTGGACAAGGTGCAGGAGACGCTGGCCGCCGCGGGCGCCGAGAGCACCGTGCATGTCATGATGCACTCGCTGGCGTTCGGCACCCTGCTGCCCTTCGTGCATGAAGACCCGGCGCAGCGCATCAGCAAGGCGCAGATGGACATGACGCTGGATGTGATGGCGCACAGCCTGGTCTACTGGACGCAGGATTTGATGGATCGCCATCTGCTAGGGCGCGGCAGTCGCATCTTTGCCATGACCAGCGAAGGGTCGCATCGCGTGGTGACGAATTACGGCGCGGTGTCCGCGGCCAAGGCCGCGCTGGAATCGCACACGCGCGTGCTGGCGCAGGAGTTGGGCAAGCAAGGCATTCTGGTCAACTGCATTCAGGCTGGCGTCACCGACACGCCGGCGCTGCGCAAGATTCCCGGCAACGAAAAGATCGTCGAAGGCGCGCTGCGCCGCAACCCGGTTGGTCGCCTGACCACCACGCAGGACGTGGCGATCACCATCCGCCAGTTGTCACACCCGGACATTCGGTGGGTCAGTGGCTCGATTATCTTCGTGGATGGCGGCGAAGACGCCTGCGCAGGTTAA